In the genome of Brienomyrus brachyistius isolate T26 chromosome 24, BBRACH_0.4, whole genome shotgun sequence, the window AGAGCCTGGCCAAGGAGCAGGAACCCAGACTGTACGGTCCCAGGTCAGGACCTAAAAcgagctcctcctcttcctcctgaaGGAGCCCggggctggagagcgagcaggcgcccagaTAAACCGGCGACGCCTCCGGGATTCGCCTTCCCCTGCGTCTCCTTTTCTTtgttgggtctgtcattctgtcacgatcggtcgcggaggtaagcggcgatcgtgcgggaaaacgggtaagcaggatgcaggtaggcggaatacggggattaacgagggtttaatcaataaacagggagcaggagacatgtaacgccaactaacatcaatgacagacaagaaaaactggggagaccaggacttaaatgcacaagactgattgaaagcaaatggaaacagctgggtacaattcgggaaacacacgtgggtaagcaggaggcgtggcacacaggaggagcggacgagccgggcgtgacactaTGGGTACAAGGGAGGTAAAGATGAAAAGATGTGAATTAATATTACAAATTTTCCTATTGTCATTGTCCTTATGAATGTCATAGTCAGAGGGGGGTGACACCAGAACAGCAAACCAGGTCTAGGATATGGCTTTTGCAGTGAGTAAGGAAGTTAATGTGTTGCTGAAATCCAAAGCTATCCAGACAAGGTGTGAAATCTCTGGAGAGGAGGTTATTGTCATtttccatatgaatgttaaagtCACCAAGGATTATAATATTGGGAAAGAGTACTGAAAAATGAGTTAGAAGAGTAGTAAAGTCATTTAGAAAATCCTTATTTGGCTTAGGTCGTCGATAAACATGTATATAATTATGTATGTAATTATATAATATGTATATAATAGTACGAGTGGATCCCGGGACCTGTGACGCAGTGTATTGAAATGAACGCAAGAGTGGGGCGGAGACGGGGAGAACTTCCCACTGCTTCCAATGGATCATTGCAAGACCTCCGTCCCACCTTGAGTCACAAGGTTGGCAAACATCAAACACATTATGCTGTTGCCATGTTTCAGTCAAGCATAGAAAATTCACCTTACGCTCAGAGAGGAGATCCTGGACGCGATGCCCCTTACCAGTCAGAGAGTGGATGTTTAATAATCCGAAGCTGGTGCTGGAGTTAGCCTGCTTGACTGTAGGATTAGCCGAATTGGTTAGGCGAGCTAACATATTGTGGTTAACATCCCGGTTGGTGTTGTGATGAGAACGACGAGTTGAAGACCAGATGGACTTGATCCAGTTAGTATTGTCATGGCCAAATTTCCTCCGGGACCCTCGGTGGATGTACCTGTGACAAGGTTTGGAAGCGATTTCCGGGTGGAGGTCAAGTGCCACGGGTGGAGGGACGGCTAGGTGGACGTACCTGCGGTGAGTCTTGGAAGCGATTTCCGGGTGGAGGTGAAGTGCCACAGGTGGAGGGACAGCTAGGTGGACGTACCTGTGACGAGGTTTGGAAGCGATGTCCGGGTGGAGGTGAAGTGCCACAGGTGGAGAGACGGCTAGGTGGACGTACCTGCGGTGAGTCTTGGAAGCGATTTCCGGGTGGAGGTGAAGTGCCACAGGTGGAGGGACAGCTAGGTGGACGTACCTGTGACGAGATTTGGAAGCGATGTCCGGGTGGAGGTGAAGTGCCACAGGTGGAGAGACGGCTAGGTGGACGTACCTGCGGTGAGTCTTGGAAGCGATGTCCGGGTGGAGGTGAAGTGCCACAGGTGGAGAGACGGCTAGGTGGACGTACCTGCGGTGAGTCTTGGAAGCGATTTCCGGGTGGAGGTGAAGTGCCACAGGTGGAGGGACGGCTAGGTGGACGTACCTGTGACGAGGTTTGGAAGCGATGTCCGGGTGGAGGTCAAGTGCCACAGGTGGAGGGACGGCTAGGTGGACGTACCTGTGACGAGGTTTGGAAGCGATGTCCGGGTGGAGGTCAAGTGCCACAGGTGGAGGGACGGCTAGGTGGACGTACTTGTGACGAGGTTTGGAAGCGATGTCCGGGTGGAGGTGAAGTGCCACAGGTGGAGAGACGGCTAGGTGGACACGGAGCTGCAAAAGCTCAGTAACACTTAGTACTGTGTACTGAAGCTGTGCTGTCATAGGGCGGTGAATGATGAATAAAACAGCCCAGATAAGCACGGACCACATACACACCCCGTGAATCCACATCATAGTAGGGAGCGGGCATTAAATGCTGGAGGCTGGAGGATGCCCGATGTGGATGGAGGTAAGCAAAAGTCCATCCAGACAGCTTCGTCACGACTACTAATAACCCGCAAACTGTATAAAAATGATTCAGGATGGGATTACTCGCAGATACTCAGCGGGGCTGACTTCAGAAATTTCTGGGCCCCATACTAAGTAAAATTCCCTTTTCCATTGGAAGGGGACCCATAAGGGCCACTTAGACCATtgtaagggcaccttatagggcactgcatcacattctctccaGTGGAAAGGCACTCATTAAGGCACTTCATCACATTTTCTTGCTCTATAGGGCACATCACCTCATATGATGGGAGCTAAATCATGTGAAGGGGAGCCAGTAGCGGAATTTTTATGACTCAATAGGGCACTTTAACAGTGCTCCTTCAGCTATAGGGGTACCGGCCACCAGTGATCTTGCTCATTGTTAAGGCCATCTATTCAACATTGGAAACCTAATCATGTCCTACAATGGTACTTttgccagggactggctgactctgctGTTTCATTTACATTGCTGTGGattaaagtgtctgctaaatacacACATGTAAATGGTTTCGAACAGATAATGAAAACAGTGTTATATTGAACAGGTCTGCAATTTTAACTCTGGAGAATGGGAAGTTGGTACAGCAGTGAACCATGGAGGAAGGTCGAGTGGGAAGAAAGGTATGGAACGtggtttatatttatttatttattttcacaagcattaattttgtcattttaatgcatatataatattttaaattataCACGAGTTCTATACCCCCttttcacacacatgcacaaataaatacatttcaggTCAGGACGCTGTGCCCATGATCAGTggatcactggttcaaatcctatggCTGCAGTGTTGGAAAAAAGCATCCAACTTTTATCCATCAACTTTGTGCTGCTCATCCAGGTGCAGGTCATGGGGGCAGCAGCCTGAGCagagatgcccagacctccctctatCCAGCCCCTCTGAGGGGATACCAAAGCATTCCCAGATATAATCCATATAGTCTCTCTAGCGTGTCCTGTGTCTGCCCTGGGATACTGGAAGCACCTTCCCAGGGAGCCGTCCAGAAGGCATCCTAGCCAGAtgtccaaaccacctcaggTGTTCCTTTttgatgtggaggagcagcagctgtacattgagctcctcaccctgtctctaaggctgagctcaGACACTGCGAAGGAAACTTATTTCCAGCTGCTTGTATCTatgatctcattctttcagtcGCTACCCGAAAGCTCCTGACCATAAGTGAGGGTTAGAACATAAATCGACCGATAAGTCGATTCACTTTCTGGCTCAGCTCATTCAAGACAGACCGGCACAGCATCCGCATAACTGCTGATGTCTCCAGCTCCAGTCCTCCCTCACTCATGAACAGGATCCTGAGACATAATCTCTTACGCATGAGGCAGTAACTCTTCCCTACCCTGGTGGGGGCGATCCAGCCTGGTTGAAAACCATGACTTcagaggtgctgatcctcatcttGGTTGTTTCATATTCAATTTCATATTCAATTTTCATACAGATAAAAGTATGAAAAAGTACAGATACCACAACAAAATCTTACTCATTTAAGTAAAACTCATCCAGTAAAATACTACaagtaaaattacaaaaaataccTGGTTTACAAAAAATACTTAAGTGAAAAATACTATACATTCAAATTTATTGTTCTTACCAGAAGCAACCTATTCTTTTAAATTCACCCAAGGCAGGTTTGAATATAGCATTGTAAGTTACTTGTAGCACTGTAGGAAAACTGAATACAAGAGGGTAAGCGGATATTTTCGTTTTATTCAAAATTGGCTGTGAAACTTGCTGAGCTTCCCGGCATAAATAGTGGAATGATGATTTAATTCTTTGCTAAACAAAAGATCAGTCTAGATGCCagatttattaattaatttaaatcccTCATCCTCCACAATGGAAAATGGCTGATCGTCCAATGCAATCATCACCATTATTTCAGTAGTAATTACCTCTAGCGCTGATAACTTTGAATATTGAAAGTTGAAATATTGTTTAAGAATTGTGAGAGAAAATCATGATCTCAATTCAGAGTGAAAAAAATAGTGATTTTTGCCTAGTATCGTGCAGCCTAACTTAGATGTGCTTCATGCAatagattttttattattttttttttaattggctgAGTAATGATGGTCTTATGCGGAATGCACCCCTTAGTACAAGTACAGTCATCACCATTATTTTAGTATTATCTCTAGTGCTGATAACTTTGAATACTGATAAAGTTTAAACATCAGACAGCAATTTTGGTAAgttaaaatattactcaagaaTTGTGagagaaaatccatccatccatccattttccaaaccgctcatcctactgggtcgcggggggtccggagcctaccccggaatcaatgggcatgaggcagggaacaacccagaatgaggggccagcccatcgcagggcacattcacacaccagtcactcacgcatgcacacctacgggctatttagcaactccaattagcctcagcatgtttttggactgtggggggaaaccggagtacccggaggaaaccccacgacgacatggggagaacatgcaaactccacacacatgtgacccaggcggagactcgaacccgggtcccagaggtgtgaggcaacagtgctaaccactgcaccaccatgccaccccctgagaGAAAATCATGATCTCAATTCAGAGtgaaaaaaatgtgatttttaccTAGAATCGTGGAACCCTACTCAGATGTGCTGCATgcaatacattttttattttttttaattggctgTGTAATGATGGTCTTATGCCGAATGCATCCTTTAGTACAAGAAACAGACTCAAGACATCGGTGCAAAACTACACACCCATAATTGACTCAGTGCCTCGGGCTCGGATTCTTCTGGTTGGTGATGCTGGTGCTGGAAAATCAAGCTTCTTCAACTCCATCAACTCTGTCTTCTGTGGCTCCATAACAGCCCAAGCCAATGCAGGAGACGGTCCCACCTGCCAAACCCTGAAGGTAATGTGATCATCTAAATCTTCCAGTcgtggggcctgtatcacaaagctggtTCATTGAGGTCAGGCTTCAAAGATAAGTTTCATTTTGACTAAACCAAATGTAATTTAAGATAACCGGTATCAAGATGCTGACTATCAACAAACTGTATCAAGTCAGGTTCTTAATGAAATCAAGATTATTGCCTGAGTGCATGCAGCTATACTTCAGGTATACTATGCAGGTATACTTCAGTGCTGCTTATGAattttctatgaatgcataataaatacattatgaaggtgcagttaatgtaaagtgttactcaGTTTTTCACTGCAGCAATCTTTTCAGACAGCCATACTCATGTTGTTGTGTATGTCCCACCTACTCACTCATTCAATCTTTGCCAAATATAGTCTTAAATAACACACACAAGCTTGTGATAGGAACTGAGTGTAGCTCCATCTTTTCACTTTGTCTCATTGCGAAATCTATTCCCGGTCAGATGTAACTCATGTAACAACAGATATCAAGGTGCCAGTTCCACTATttcattactattattattactatcagTGCACCACTATAAAATGCATTAGTAAAACACAGCTAAAAACAAAACAGTGCAACAGAATTGCATACATATCACGTCTATAAATCTTAAGTTTCCTTTATAGTTTGGATTTAAATTGAGCGAGTGCTGGAAAAAGTCTTTACTCACTCTGCTCATTCCTGATAGCACCATACCAGACTCACATATGTCAAATAATGTGTGTGCAGCTGAGCAAATGTATTAGCAGtaacaaatgaatgaatgaatgaatgaatgaatgaatgaatgaatgaatgttacatttatatagcactttttaaGAACCCAAAGTACTTTACAGAAgtaatggggagccacttcaaccaccccACTGTGTCgcccccccacctggatgatgtgacggcagccattctgcatcagtacgctcaccacacagtagctaaggtggtgaagaggcaggagagaattcactaGTTAGATACAGGGGAAGATATTTTTTTCTCCGCTATCCTTACTGGACAAGCTGTCAGATGGTGAATGACATCATGTGTCTTTTTACAGTTTCGCACTTACAATGTGAGAGAGGGCAAAGGTGGACGGCCTCTCTCATTCCTCCTGTGTGACACCATGAGATTGGAAAAAACAGCTAATGGAGGGGTGAACACTGACGATATTGAGAACATCCTAAAGGGCTACATACCGGACGGGTACCAGGTAAGAGCTGTGTATCTAACCAGGCCTCAAAAATACCTGCAGTATGAACACATGCAGGTCTGATTACGGTAATGGCTTACAGAAGTCACATGTTTATAGAAATCACCGAATATCAttcactgttttttttgttagttGTTTCAGCATTAATAATATACTGTTGTTACAGATATGAAATGACTCCCTTAACATTTTGCTGGTATTTATCATGATACCAATGTCAGTGACTATCCGAATGTACCTCATCTTGTTTGTGTAGTTTAACCCTACAATGCCATGGAGCGAAAATGGTGATCAAACTCACACTCCATCACTTAAGGAGAGGATCCACTGTTTGGTGTTTGTTGTAGATGCCCCAACACTTCCAGTACTGAATTcagaagaaaagagaaaaaaaatcattcaaatCAAGGAGAAAGCTAACCAGTTAGGTTAGTGACGGCTGGCGTGTGATTTGAATGTGTGATGTGTTGAACTCAACCTGCCTTTCCTGAGACATGAGTAATACTAAATCATCATTCAGTGACATGAAAAATTAACCTTGAATAATGTATTTGGATATTCAGTATAAACCAAGAGAAATTCAGTTTCTGGATTGGAaacttgaaaatgaaatgttttccaTAGCTTTGCCAGAAACAGTTCTCATGCCATAACTGAAGGAGCTCCTGGATGCTCCTCCACACAGAGCTGCTCCATCTAGGAGAAACTCAAGGGCTTTCTGTCACTTAGAGCCCACTTAAGGGgataagactgaattctgggacATGATCATGAGCTCAGCTGAACGCATGTGGATTCAGGAAGGGCAGAGAGATGCTGGCAGGTGCTTCTTAGTAAGACAGACAGTGTGCTGATTGCTTTGAGCTTGCTCAAGAAATTCTGTCCCCTGATGATGGCTTATTCCATAGAACATACAATATGTCACTAGTGAAACTTTTATATTGATGTTTTAGAAGTTCCTCTAATGGTTCTACTGACCAAAGTGGACAAAGTGTGCCCACACACAGGAAAGGACTTGAAGAATGTGTACTGGAGTAACAACTTAAAGGAGCAGGTGAGTATCAGGGTGTAACACTGGAACCAGTCCTGAAAGCTGCAGTGATGTATCAAGACAGTATTGGTGGAAACCAGCAGCAGGACTCTGGACTGAGAAATGCACCAGAATTTCTGCAGCAAATAAATGCAGCACAATGAATGAGTAAAGGTGACCTGCAGTGACCCGGCAGCCTGGCCTGGGTGTCTCCTTCCTCAGGTCCTCTGATTCATGGGATAGAttcaatgatggatggatgataaatcTGTGTCTGACATTTCATTGCCCTCAAGAGCTTTAGAACTTTACTTGAACATCCACATTGAGGAGTTTCTGCTAAGGAAAAGTTTCTACCATTTGAAAATGAGCTTATTGCAACCATGTTTAACATTAATTTCTCTATACAGAAactgaagaaaatatatttaatgAAGAATGTATATGTTAACTGCACGTCTCTCTGCAGATCTACAAAGCAAGTGACTTTCTGGGCATCCACGTGTCAAGTGTGTTTCCAGTGAAGAATTACTGCAGTGAGACTGAGCTGGACATGCGCTCTGACATCCTGCTTCTTGCCGCAATGCAGAAAATGCTACACTTAGCTGACGATTTCTTTGCCAATTTTGTGGAAGACACAGAGTGAGTTATGGATTTAAAATTGTCTTTTCATTCAGGCATATATGATGTGTGTATGAAGTTGAAATATAATCAGATACACACTGTACTACACTAGATTAACAGATACTAAGATAATTAAAATGACCTGATTACCTGATGATTCCAACATGGGTCAGTTTCTGTGTCAGTCTCAGCTGTTTGGTCCAGAATTCTAGGTCTATTTTGAGTTTGCCTGTGTCACTGTCAATTTGATTACTAGATTATTGGATTGTAAATAGAAAATTAAATAGTCTCACATTCAAATTCGTCATCACTGGAGTTTTAATTAAAGGGTGTGTCACATGGCCATTCTTCAGAAGATCTTATCAAAGTGCTTAGCTTGCTATTTTAACTGTACTTAGGCCCTTGTACACAGACTGATTactgactggagaataaaaTTATCATATATAACATGTCATGTCACCAAGCTAAACACTTATGTACAGCtgcagaaaaaattaagagaccacagctcaattttttgtttcactcatttctcaatgtatgggtgtgtgtcttGGAATAATACTTTTTATAGCAAACTGTATTGCATATTCGTTAGCATTGTAATACACTTAGTGAATGTAATCCTTAGGACAAAACTATAAAGATGTAACCTGCGAAATACTATATAACCATGTAGCCTTTAGAGAATGTAGCCCAGTTACTGCTGCCTGATCCAGCCTCAGAGTTTCTGTATCTGTATCTTACTTTAGCCCTGATTGTATGTGTGATGGCTGCCTCTACAGCCACACAGTTAAGTTGAAGGGAGGTATCATTTCAtggtttttatgtttgtttagtttAAGTTGTAGCATattgataattaatatttatttaatcgattaataaattaattaaattaaatatttaattctttTGTTTCCTTATTTAACACATTTACCCAGTTTGCTGGATGAAGCGCGCACATTTAGTTAACTGTGGaataatgtgttttgagtttaatCGTGTGTTTCTTTTGATTTACCTGTGGAGTACTGAAGGGATTCCCAGCTGTTCCAGGCAAAGAGGTGGCCAATATGGAAGCTGGGCTAAATACAGGAAATTGGACAACTCCAACTGGTTGTTTGTTGGGGGTGGAATAGTttggtatttagttttattttattgtttaggtatgtttttggagttaatttgattttgtttattttgattgAAGCATTAGTTGATTGTTctgttttgatttatttgtggtatttgtcattgttacttttttcttttgtatcTTGTGGTTTGGCCAACCAGTATATATAGTCCTTATGGTGTCTTGTTTGAGAGAAGTCAGCTTGTTTGTTTAGCTTGTATTGTTAGCTGTGGTGTGATAAGTTGATTTTTTTGTGGGCCCAGGTTTATTTCTCTTGTTAAAGTTTCTTTTTGTTAATTCAAAAGGAGTTTTTTTCTAATTTAGCTGTGTGCCTCATGCCTGCCATCTCGGTCCCTCACAGTATGAAATGTGCATTATTCAGCTCTGCAGCTTTTCTATGTTGAATTCGCAACAATATAATTGGCTGTAATATGTGGCCAGTTAAAACTTCCAAAGACTGCTACTGATCATTATAATAAAAACACCTGGTTTCTCACAATACTTCTGGGCGTCTTGCCTGGGTCTGTATCACGGTGCCCTTGGCCGACTCCGCCCCCTCTGACATGAGTATACAAAACACTGTGGAGCCCATTTTGCTATCATTGTGCTTCCAGGAAATATGACTGGCAGCTTTATCTTATAGAGGCGAGGAAGTAATTGGATTCCAAAGGAGACAGAGGATAGTGGTAAGACAGAAAGGGGCGGGAACTACCTGAGCCACGGAATGGGAAGCAATCATCACCACCTCTGCCATCTTCAGTTATGCTAATCATTGCAGTTATGCTTTCACCATTAGAGGAGGAATTACTATCTGGAAAATAGAGAAGTGAAATCATGTGTCATATCCTGTGTTTAGTGTGGATTCATGTTACTTCTGATTGGATGGACAAACCCACATGATTCCCTACAATCGTAATGTAGCATTAAAGTGGCTTCAACAGAAGTGTTTTTCCAGGGACACTTTTTGGTCTCTGTGTCAGCAAAAGACACAAGGAATCATACTGGTTTTACTGGAGGGAGACGATGTTTGTCGTGAGAAGGTCACTAAAGAGTAGCAGGTATTAAATATCACCAAGATCATCTAAAATGCTATGCTCATCAATTCAACATGATCCTCCTGATTTTTCATGACAGAAACACTCATAACTATGGCTATTAAACTACAATGTTAGTCATTCATACTTGCCTGTAGTACTGGTGTGGTAGAAAATTTTTAaatcaacctctctgataacacagagagtcacttagaataaaagtctggacctctcagtttggtgagtaaaggaaatctcttgtattccagcaaagcgctcctgtcacactctggcacttggtaccaagtcacacggagcaaccagttgataaaccacaactcccaattcccaataagaacttctaagtcctgattggttACAAAACACCACcaaaccgagctcaaacgtataaca includes:
- the LOC125720153 gene encoding interferon-induced protein 44-like isoform X1; this translates as MGSWYSSEPWRKVEWEESTRNRLKTSVQNYTPIIDSVPRARILLVGDAGAGKSSFFNSINSVFCGSITAQANAGDGPTCQTLKFRTYNVREGKGGRPLSFLLCDTMRLEKTANGGVNTDDIENILKGYIPDGYQFNPTMPWSENGDQTHTPSLKERIHCLVFVVDAPTLPVLNSEEKRKKIIQIKEKANQLEVPLMVLLTKVDKVCPHTGKDLKNVYWSNNLKEQIYKASDFLGIHVSSVFPVKNYCSETELDMRSDILLLAAMQKMLHLADDFFANFVEDTDTEGIPSCSRQRGGQYGSWAKYRKLDNSNWLFVGGGIVWYLVLFYCLGMFLELI
- the LOC125720153 gene encoding interferon-induced protein 44-like isoform X4, which encodes MGSWYSSEPWRKVEWEESTRNRLKTSVQNYTPIIDSVPRARILLVGDAGAGKSSFFNSINSVFCGSITAQANAGDGPTCQTLKFRTYNVREGKGGRPLSFLLCDTMRLEKTANGGVNTDDIENILKGYIPDGYQFNPTMPWSENGDQTHTPSLKERIHCLVFVVDAPTLPVLNSEEKRKKIIQIKEKANQLEVPLMVLLTKVDKVCPHTGKDLKNVYWSNNLKEQIYKASDFLGIHVSSVFPVKNYCSETELDMRSDILLLAAMQKMLHLADDFFANFVEDTE